Proteins co-encoded in one Sulfuricaulis limicola genomic window:
- a CDS encoding SGNH/GDSL hydrolase family protein, with amino-acid sequence MFAAACAFLVITLSSCSGGGSSSETTAASDQIAVWGDSTTSGVGATDSDSSYPAQLQSLTGRNTYNGGVSGQNSDQIAARQGGAPALLTFPGNTLISAGPVVLESQSTFPVTAEGPGPVTGTIGGFHGTLSYQTDADNNPQLAFTRDTPGVPEYIPAQSPFHPDTFGREDGINVFWMGQNNFYDPPGVKSDIAKCIAFLSSKRYIVMSLLNAGDEGIGTTSYDQLAQINADLARTYPDNFFDIRKILINNYDPASLQDVQDHINDVPPSSLRNDAEHLNDKGYAVVAQQVAAFIASRSW; translated from the coding sequence TTGTTCGCCGCCGCCTGTGCGTTTCTTGTTATCACTCTTTCGTCCTGTTCTGGCGGTGGATCATCGTCTGAAACAACAGCTGCCTCGGATCAGATCGCCGTCTGGGGAGACAGCACCACTTCCGGCGTTGGCGCCACCGACTCTGACTCGAGTTATCCCGCGCAGCTGCAGTCATTGACGGGACGCAACACCTATAACGGCGGTGTTTCAGGACAAAACAGCGATCAAATCGCAGCGCGCCAGGGCGGCGCGCCAGCATTATTGACGTTTCCGGGTAATACCCTCATTTCCGCAGGTCCTGTCGTGCTTGAATCGCAGTCGACCTTCCCGGTAACCGCCGAGGGCCCCGGTCCTGTCACCGGAACTATCGGTGGATTTCACGGCACGCTGAGCTATCAGACCGATGCTGACAATAATCCGCAGTTGGCATTCACACGCGATACTCCGGGGGTGCCGGAATACATTCCCGCGCAAAGCCCTTTCCACCCCGATACCTTCGGTCGAGAGGATGGAATTAACGTGTTCTGGATGGGGCAAAATAATTTTTACGATCCGCCGGGAGTAAAGTCCGATATCGCCAAGTGCATCGCGTTTCTTTCCAGCAAACGGTATATCGTGATGAGCCTGCTTAACGCGGGCGATGAAGGCATCGGAACCACGTCCTACGATCAGTTGGCGCAGATCAACGCCGACCTTGCGCGAACCTATCCGGATAACTTTTTCGATATCCGCAAGATACTGATAAACAACTACGATCCAGCCAGCCTCCAGGACGTTCAGGACCACATCAACGATGTGCCACCCAGCTCGCTGCGCAATGACGCCGAGCACCTGAACGACAAGGGTTACGCGGTCGTGGCACAGCAAGTTGCGGCCTTTATCGCGTCCCGGAGCTGGTAG
- a CDS encoding Wzz/FepE/Etk N-terminal domain-containing protein, whose protein sequence is MNNLPVVSRETAVSVVTPVIPLNFVYPGLSLAQILSIVRAYRKLSLLILLAVLSLTALVMTLWPRTYTAMVTLMVNYEVNDPLNGKELPVGQVGSYISTQVELMQTPEVLLAVVDRLRLTEDKDYARGYRGDSGTLREWVAKKISKNLAIYQGQLGSQLIYVTYSANKPAEAAQVANTVAEVYLTSNMMRSLKSQLTGQEARMTRLNITLASRHPEVVELQSQIDATRLSLAAQSNNLSAGTSTEKSPAVQQEALPVEYKFTTAGHYTNVSFVSRASPPVKAVKPKVLTGFLLGSMAAGALGLGIPLIYELFHRRVRCRDDLERHHGIPVLAEFGALPPQTSTLPMRTAL, encoded by the coding sequence ATGAACAATCTCCCCGTCGTCTCCCGGGAAACCGCCGTGTCGGTGGTTACGCCGGTTATTCCGCTGAACTTCGTTTATCCCGGCCTTTCGCTGGCGCAGATCCTTTCGATCGTCCGCGCCTACCGGAAGCTGAGCCTGCTCATCCTGCTCGCGGTTTTGTCCCTTACGGCGCTGGTCATGACACTGTGGCCGCGAACCTACACGGCCATGGTGACGCTGATGGTGAACTACGAGGTCAACGACCCGTTGAACGGCAAGGAACTGCCGGTCGGTCAGGTGGGCAGCTACATCTCGACGCAGGTGGAGCTGATGCAAACCCCGGAGGTGTTGCTGGCCGTGGTCGACCGTCTGCGGCTGACGGAGGACAAGGATTATGCGCGGGGTTACCGTGGGGACAGCGGTACGCTGCGTGAATGGGTGGCCAAAAAAATCAGCAAGAATTTGGCGATTTATCAGGGTCAACTGGGCAGTCAGCTGATCTATGTGACGTACTCGGCGAACAAGCCGGCGGAAGCGGCGCAGGTGGCGAATACGGTGGCGGAGGTTTATCTGACTTCGAACATGATGCGATCCTTGAAATCGCAGCTCACCGGCCAGGAAGCACGCATGACCAGGCTTAACATCACCCTGGCATCGCGGCACCCTGAAGTCGTGGAGTTGCAATCCCAAATCGATGCCACCCGTCTTTCGCTGGCAGCCCAATCAAACAATCTCTCCGCCGGTACTTCCACGGAAAAGAGCCCGGCAGTGCAGCAGGAAGCGCTGCCGGTCGAGTACAAATTCACCACTGCCGGCCACTACACCAACGTCAGCTTTGTCAGCCGGGCCTCGCCGCCGGTAAAGGCCGTCAAGCCCAAGGTATTGACCGGGTTTCTTCTCGGCAGCATGGCAGCCGGGGCGCTGGGACTTGGCATTCCGCTGATTTACGAACTGTTCCACCGCCGCGTGCGCTGCCGCGATGATCTCGAGCGCCATCACGGGATTCCGGTGCTGGCGGAATTTGGCGCGTTACCACCGCAGACGAGCACATTGCCCATGAGGACTGCCCTATGA